From the Hevea brasiliensis isolate MT/VB/25A 57/8 chromosome 15, ASM3005281v1, whole genome shotgun sequence genome, one window contains:
- the LOC110658825 gene encoding SEC14 cytosolic factor yields MERTQEIALTQMRKSVEKLGSCTQRYGDPTLIRFLIARSMDPEKAAKMFVQWQKWRAAFVPNGFIPDSEVQNELETRKIYLQGLSKERNPVLIAKANKHFPSKDHLQFKKFVVHLLDKAIASAFKGREIGNEKLVVVLDLQQITYRNIDVRGFAAGFQFLQAYYPERLAKFFILNMPRFFISVWKMISRFLEKATLEKIVIVSKEEERTTLNKEIGDEVLPEEYGGRANLVALQDVTLPLLED; encoded by the exons ATGGAGAGAACCCAGGAAATTGCACTGACCCAGATGAGGAAATCAGTGGAGAAGCTTGGCTCTTGCACCCAG AGGTATGGGGACCCAACATTAATCAGATTCTTGATTGCAAGATCAATGGACCCAGAAAAGGCTGCTAAGATGTTTGTACAGTGGCAAAAATGGAGGGCTGCTTTTGTTCCAAATGGGTTTATCCCAGATTCTGAAGTTCAAAATGAATTAGAAACAAGAAAGATATATTTGCAAGGTTTATCGAAAGAGAGAAATCCAGTGTTGATTGCGAAAGCAAACAAGCACTTTCCATCAAAGGATCATCTCCAATTCAAGA AGTTCGTGGTTCATTTGCTAGACAAAGCAATTGCAAG CGCATTCAAAGGAAGAGAAATAGGAAATGAGAAGTTGGTTGTTGTTCTTGATCTGCAACAAATAACGTATAGGAACATTGATGTGCGCGGGTTTGCTGCTGGATTTCAATTTTTGCAG GCTTACTATCCAGAGCGTCTGGCGAAGTTCTTCATTTTAAATATGCCACGATTCTTCATCAGTGTTTGGAAGATGATTTCTCGATTCCTAGAGAAAGCAACACTGGAAAAG ATTGTGATTGTTagcaaagaagaagaaagaacaaCTCTTAATAAGGAAATTGGTGACGAAGTCTTACCAGAAGAGTATGGTGGTCGAGCCAATCTTGTAGCTCTCCAAGATGTCACACTGCCCTTATTAGAGGATTGA
- the LOC110658835 gene encoding CRAL-TRIO domain-containing protein YKL091C, which produces MKSRVLHSPNWPFRERVRTPLSFSSNLNTQSPLPQMEKTREIAVSQMRKSVEKLGSSTESYGDTSLMRFLIARSMDPEKAAKMFVQWQKWRAEFVPNGFIPDSEVQDELETRKIYLQSLTKEGYPVLIVKASKHFPAKDQLQFKKFVVHLLDKTIASSFKGREIGNEKLIGILDLQQITYRNIDARGLITGFQFLQAYYPERLAKLYILHMPRFFVSVWRMVSRFLEKATMEKIVIVSNEEERTNFIKEIGEESLPEEYGGQAMLVALQDVTLPQLEV; this is translated from the exons ATGAAGTCGAGG GTTTTGCACTCGCCGAATTGGCCCTTTCGAGAGAGGGTCCGTACCCCTCTCTCTTTTTCATCTAATTTGAACACTCAGTCCCCACTGCCCCAAATGGAGAAAACACGAGAAATTGCGGTCTCCCAGATGAGGAAATCAGTTGAGAAGCTTGGTTCATCAACTGAG AGTTATGGGGATACATCACTTATGAGATTCTTGATTGCGAGGTCAATGGACCCAGAGAAGGCAGCAAAGatgtttgtgcagtggcagaaaTGGAGGGCTGAGTTTGTTCCCAATGGGTTTATACCAGACTCTGAAGTTCAAGATGAACTGGAAACAAGGAAAATATATTTGCAGAGTTTAACGAAAGAGGGATATCCAGTGTTGATTGTCAAAGCAAGCAAGCATTTTCCTGCAAAGGATCAACTACAATTCAAGA AGTTCGTGGTTCATTTACTAGACAAAACGATTGCAAG CTCATTCAAAGGAAGAGAAATAGGAAATGAGAAGTTGATTGGCATTCTCGATCTGCAGCAAATTACATATAGGAACATTGATGCACGTGGTTTAATCACCGGTTTTCAATTTTTGCAG GCTTACTATCCTGAGCGATTAGCAAAGCTCTACATTTTGCACATGCCACGATTCTTTGTTAGTGTTTGGAGGATGGTCTCTCGCTTCCTTGAGAAAGCAACAATGGAAAAG ATTGTTATAGTGAGCAATGAAGAAGAAAGAACAAATTTTATAAAGGAAATTGGCGAAGAATCTTTGCCTGAGGAGTATGGTGGTCAAGCAATGCTTGTGGCTCTCCAGGATGTTACACTACCTCAGTTGGAGGTTTGA
- the LOC110658847 gene encoding uncharacterized protein LOC110658847, with protein MATLTHPHQQTHLFSKIYLKPKPKFTTSPSRIRMSLQENAPSLAVVGVTGAVGQEFLSVLSDRDFPYRSIKMLASKRSAGKQLSFQDRNYTIEELTAESFDGIDIALFSAGGSISKQFGPVAVEKGAVVVDNSSAFRMNEGIPLVIPEVNPEAMEGIKVGMGKGALIANPNCSTIICLMAATPLHRHAKVQRMVVSTYQAASGAGAAAMEELELQTREVLEGKPPTCKIFKQQYAFNLFSHNAPVLSNGYNEEEMKLVKETQKIWNDMNVQVTATCIRVPVMRAHAESVNLQFEKPLDEDTARDILKKASGVVVIDDRASNHFPTPLEVSNKDDVAVGRIRRDVSQEGNHGLDIFVCGDQIRKGAAFNAIQIAELLL; from the exons ATGGCGACTCTCACTCACCCGCACCAGCAAACTCATCTATTCTCCAAAATCTACCTCAAACCCAAACCAAAATTTACTACTTCACCTTCCAGAATTCGAATGTCCCTCCAAGAAAACGCCCCCTCCCTCGCCGTCGTGGGCGTCACAGGCGCAGTGGGTCAGGAATTCCTTTCCGTCCTATCCGACCGTGACTTCCCTTATCGCTCTATCAAAATGCTTGCCTCCAAACGCTCTGCTGGGAAACAGCTCTCTTTCCAGGACAGGAACTACACGATCGAGGAACTGACAGCGGAGAGCTTCGATGGGATTGACATTGCGCTGTTCAGTGCTGGAGGGTCTATTAGTAAGCAGTTTGGGCCTGTGGCGGTGGAGAAGGGTGCGGTTGTGGTTGATAATAGTTCGGCTTTTAGGATGAATGAGGGGATTCCGCTGGTGATTCCTGAGGTGAATCCGGAGGCTATGGAAGGGATTAAGGTTGGAATGGGAAAGGGGGCTTTGATTGCGAACCCAAATTGCTCTACTATTATCTGTTTGATGGCTGCCACACCTTTGCATAGACATGCCAAG GTGCAACGCATGGTTGTTAGTACTTATCAGGCAGCCAGTGGTGCTGGTGCTGCCGCAATGGAGGAGCTGGAGCTGCAGACTCGTGAG GTCTTGGAAGGAAAACCACCCACGTGCAAAATCTTTAAGCAACAG TatgcttttaatttattttcacataaTGCACCGGTCCTATCAAATGGATACAATGAAGAGGAAATGAAATTAGTTAAAGAAACTCAAAAAATTTGG aatgacatgaatgtTCAAGTCACTGCTACATGTATCCGAGTTCCTGTCATGCGCGCACATGCTGAAAGTGTTAATCTTCAATTTGAGAAGCCCCTTGATGAG GACACAGCAAGAGATATTCTGAAGAAAGCCTCTGGGGTGGTGGTTATTGATGACCGTGCATCAAATCACTTCCCTACGCCATTGGAGGTATCAAACAAAGATGATGTTGCAGTTGGTAGAATCCGCAGGGATGTGTCTCAAGAAGGGAATCATGG GTTGGATATCTTTGTCTGTGGAGATCAAATACGCAAGGGGGCTGCTTTTAATGCCATTCAGATAGCTGAGTTGCTGCTATAG